A section of the Psychrilyobacter piezotolerans genome encodes:
- a CDS encoding phosphoglycerate kinase: MAKKIVNELELNGKKVLMRVDFNVPMKDGKITNDNRIVAATDTIKYVLEQGGKVIAFSHLGRVKTEEDKAGKSMAPIAARLSELLGKEVKFVAETRGAELEAAVAELKDGEIMMFENTRFEDIDGKKESKNDPELGKYWASLGDVFVNDAFGTAHRAHASNVGIASNVAESAAGFLMEKEIKFIGGVVDAPQKPLVAILGGAKVSDKISVIKNLIPKADKIIIGGGMMFTFLKAKGLNIGKSLCEEDRLDLARELMELAGDKLILPVDTITSKEFSNDAGHQIVSVENVPSDEMGLDIGPKSVEIFKDALAGAKTVVWNGPMGVFEMSNFAKGTIGVCEAIANLEGAITIIGGGDSATAAIDLGFADKFTHISTGGGASLEYLEGKVLPGIDSISSHCGNCNCGK; this comes from the coding sequence ATGGCGAAAAAAATAGTAAATGAATTGGAATTAAACGGTAAAAAAGTATTGATGAGAGTAGACTTTAACGTTCCTATGAAGGACGGGAAGATTACAAATGACAATAGAATAGTTGCAGCAACTGATACAATTAAATATGTATTAGAGCAAGGTGGAAAAGTTATAGCTTTTTCTCATTTAGGAAGGGTAAAAACAGAAGAAGATAAAGCAGGGAAATCAATGGCTCCAATAGCTGCCAGATTATCTGAATTATTGGGTAAAGAAGTTAAGTTTGTAGCTGAGACTAGAGGTGCAGAATTAGAAGCTGCAGTGGCAGAATTAAAAGATGGGGAGATCATGATGTTTGAAAACACAAGATTTGAAGACATCGATGGTAAGAAGGAGTCTAAAAATGATCCTGAATTAGGTAAATACTGGGCTTCTTTAGGAGATGTTTTCGTAAATGATGCATTTGGAACTGCTCATAGAGCACATGCTTCAAACGTAGGAATCGCTTCAAACGTAGCAGAATCAGCAGCAGGATTCTTAATGGAGAAAGAAATTAAATTCATTGGTGGAGTAGTAGATGCACCACAAAAGCCATTGGTAGCAATCTTAGGTGGAGCTAAAGTTTCAGATAAGATTTCTGTAATCAAAAATTTAATACCTAAGGCTGATAAGATAATTATCGGTGGAGGCATGATGTTTACATTCTTAAAGGCAAAAGGATTAAACATAGGAAAATCTTTATGTGAAGAAGACAGATTAGATTTAGCTAGGGAATTGATGGAATTAGCTGGAGATAAGTTGATCTTACCTGTAGATACTATCACTTCTAAAGAGTTCTCAAATGATGCAGGACACCAAATAGTATCTGTAGAAAACGTACCATCAGACGAGATGGGATTAGATATTGGTCCTAAATCTGTGGAAATTTTCAAAGATGCTTTAGCTGGAGCAAAGACAGTAGTATGGAATGGACCAATGGGTGTATTCGAAATGTCTAACTTTGCTAAGGGAACAATCGGTGTGTGTGAAGCTATCGCAAACTTAGAGGGTGCTATCACTATAATAGGTGGAGGAGACTCTGCAACAGCAGCTATCGACTTAGGATTCGCTGACAAATTTACTCATATCTCTACAGGTGGAGGAGCTTCTTTAGAATATTTAGAGGGAAAAGTATTGCCTGGAATAGATTCTATTAGTAGTCACTGTGGAAACTGTAACTGCGGGAAATAA
- the hpf gene encoding ribosome hibernation-promoting factor, HPF/YfiA family: MRTIIRGRHLEVTEGIRNYAEKRFGKLETYFNNIDETEVVLKYEDKKVYGVEVIVNTKGNKYIAKTKGGELYAEIDRAKEKIKGVLTKEKKKIIDGKREEKIENE, from the coding sequence ATGAGAACGATAATAAGAGGAAGACACTTAGAGGTAACAGAGGGAATCAGAAATTATGCGGAGAAGAGATTTGGCAAGCTGGAAACATATTTTAATAATATAGATGAAACTGAAGTTGTTTTAAAATATGAAGATAAAAAAGTATATGGTGTAGAAGTTATAGTAAATACAAAGGGGAATAAATATATTGCTAAAACTAAAGGCGGGGAATTGTACGCTGAGATAGACAGGGCTAAAGAGAAAATAAAAGGTGTGTTAACTAAAGAAAAGAAGAAAATTATAGATGGTAAGAGGGAAGAAAAAATAGAAAATGAATAG
- the gap gene encoding type I glyceraldehyde-3-phosphate dehydrogenase: protein MAAVKIAINGFGRIGRLAFRLMADNPEFEVVAINDLTDPKTLAYLLKFDTAQGRFKMDSIEATENGILVDGKEIKIYSERNAADLPWKALDVDVVLECTGFYVSKEKSQAHIDAGAKKVVISAPASGDLKTIVFNVNDDVLTGEETIISGASCTTNCLAPVVNVLNKEFGLVKGFMTTIHAYTNDQNILDAPHSKDINARRGRAGAANMVPTSTGAAVAVGKVLPELLGKLDGGAVRVPTVTGSCVDLVVELEKNVTAEEINAAMKAAANETLGYTEEPIVSSDCIGIQFGSWFDAQCTKVMTVEGKQLVKILTWYDNEMSYTAQLIRTCKKFAQLAK from the coding sequence ATGGCAGCAGTAAAAATAGCGATAAATGGATTTGGTAGAATTGGAAGATTAGCATTCAGATTAATGGCAGATAACCCTGAATTCGAAGTAGTAGCAATAAACGACTTAACTGACCCTAAAACTTTAGCTTACTTATTAAAGTTTGATACAGCTCAAGGAAGATTCAAAATGGATTCAATTGAAGCTACAGAAAACGGAATACTAGTAGACGGAAAAGAAATTAAAATATACTCTGAAAGAAATGCAGCAGACTTACCTTGGAAAGCATTAGATGTAGATGTAGTATTAGAATGTACTGGATTCTATGTATCTAAAGAAAAGTCTCAAGCACATATAGATGCAGGAGCTAAAAAAGTAGTTATCTCTGCACCAGCTTCAGGAGATCTTAAGACTATCGTATTCAACGTAAACGATGACGTATTAACTGGAGAAGAAACTATAATCTCTGGAGCTTCTTGTACAACTAACTGTTTAGCACCAGTTGTAAACGTATTAAACAAAGAGTTTGGATTAGTAAAAGGATTCATGACTACTATCCATGCATATACAAATGACCAAAACATCTTAGATGCACCTCATTCAAAGGATATCAATGCAAGAAGAGGAAGAGCAGGAGCAGCTAACATGGTACCTACATCTACAGGAGCAGCAGTAGCAGTAGGAAAAGTATTACCTGAATTATTAGGAAAATTAGATGGTGGAGCAGTAAGAGTTCCAACTGTTACAGGATCTTGTGTTGACTTAGTAGTAGAGTTAGAAAAGAATGTAACTGCAGAAGAAATCAATGCAGCTATGAAAGCAGCAGCAAACGAAACTTTAGGATATACTGAAGAGCCAATCGTATCTTCTGACTGTATCGGAATCCAATTCGGATCATGGTTTGATGCTCAATGTACAAAAGTAATGACAGTAGAAGGAAAGCAATTAGTAAAAATCTTAACTTGGTATGACAATGAGATGTCTTATACAGCTCAATTAATCAGAACTTGTAAGAAATTTGCTCAATTAGCAAAGTAA